The sequence below is a genomic window from Nostoc flagelliforme CCNUN1.
GCTGAGGCAGAATGGGTATTTGTGCCCCTGAAATCTGGCACTTATAGCTTACGTTGTCCAATAGCAGGACATACCGAAGCAGGCATGACTGGAGAAATTGCCATCAAGAATTAAAAATTATCCGACTCAGTATTTGACAGCGATCTAATGTTTTAATTAAAGAAAATTTATCTCAGTTCCATAGTGTGCAGCGAAAAATACGTTATAGCGATTTTGATTCAATCTCAACATATTAGGAGTCGCTGAACATGTTATTATATATACGTTAGCGCCTAAAATGGAACAATCCCTATCAGGGATTAAAATAACTTAAATTATAGATATTATTTCTCAAGTAATCTAGAGAAAGCATTGATACTTCAGCCTCAGAGCCACCAGTAATTATTAATTTCCTATGAACATTTTCAGTAACTTACTTCCTCAAGCAACTCAGCCTGGAACATCGAAAAAGCAACGCCGAGGAATTGAAATTAAATCGCCGCGTGAAATTGAAATCATGCGGCAATCAGCGACAATTGTGGCAACTGTTCTAAAAGAAATTTCCGAGCTAGTAAAGCCAGGAATGACCACGGCTGATTTGGATGCTTATGCAGAGAAACGTATCCGCGAAATGGGTGCAACACCGAGTTTTAAAGGATATCACGGATTTCCAGGTTCTATTTGCTCCAGCATTAACAATGAAGCAGTGCATGGCATTCCTAGTCCCAAGAAAGTAATTCGCGTGGGGGATGTATTAAAAGTAGATACGGGCGCTTATTACCAAGGCTTTCATGGTGATTCTTGCATTTCAATTGCTGTTGGTGAAGTGACGGAAGAAGCTGCTAAATTAATTCGCGTAGCAGAAGAAGCTTTATATAAGGGCATTGAGCAAGTTAAGGCTGGTGTATACCTGCTTGACTTAGCTGGAGCAATTGAAGATCATGTAAAATCTAACGGCTTTAGTATAGTCGAAGAATTCACTGGACACGGCGTCGGTCGTAACTTGCATGAAGAACCCTCAGTATTCAACTACCGTACCCGCGAGATGCCAAATGTTAAACTCCGGGCGGGGATGACGCTGGCAATTGAGCCAATTTTAAATGCGGGTTCTAGACACACCCGGACATTATCTGACCGTTGGACAGCAGTCACTGTGGATAATTCTTTGTCGGCTCAGTTTGAGCATACAGTTTTGGTAACAGAAACCGGTTATGAGATTTTGACTGACCGTTCTAAGCTGTAATTGTTCGTGTTTGTAGTAAGCACTTCAGTGTTTAGAAAACAAGGACTAAAGTCCTTACTACGAACTGAAAGCGATAAACGTTATATTTATCTGATCGCCGCATAATTAGTTTTATAAATAGTAAGCGTTTCTTTAGCTTGTATAGAGACAAATGTACTTGCTGGAATCGCTTCTAATAAATTGATTGCTTGCTCCCATTTCTCTAATGCTTGCCGCCGAATTGGTAGCGAGTAAGGTGAATTTTTTACAAATAAATTAGCTTCTATTGCTAGTTTTTGAGCTAATTCTAAGTTTGCTAAGGCTTGCTTTTCAACTAAGACTATTTGACTGATAGATTTATAGTTAATTTGATAGTAAGCCAATTTCTTCTTTGCTCGGTCAGAAACTGATGTTTCATTAGGAATACTATCTAACAAAATTATTGCCTGATACCATTTGCTTTCTGCTTGTTGCCAAACTTTGAGAGGATGCGGTGGTTTTTGAACTAAAGAAGCAGCTTCCATACCAAGTTTTTGAGCAGATTTAAACTTTGCGATGGCTGCGCCAACATCTGGGACGAACCCACTTCCTTCTTGAGCTAAACTTAGACTTTGCTCTTTAATTTTCCAAGCACCAAAACCCAAGATTAATAAACTTGAGGCTATAACTAAAGCCGAACGTACTATTTTTTGTGTTGAAAACTTTGGTACTATTTCTAGATGCTGGCTAATAATTGGTTCTTTACTACTTCCTTGTTCAATCTTTTTTAGGGCTTGTTCTGCCTGTTCCCTTAAAGTATCACTCTGAATAATTAAAGCAGCAATTTGTTCTTGAAAATAATCACAATCATTGAGAATATCTGTTAATTCTTGAAATTTACCATCGCTCGATATAATTAATTCGTGATCATCATCTAACCACTCTAAGGCGAAACCAGATTTTCCGCAGAAAGCAGACACACCTAATAAAATATTTAATAAACTACGGCTATTTTTAATTGTATTAAAAACATAATTTAACTTCTGTTGTAGTTCTAATAATTCATCTTGATAGTTGCTGATTTTTTGAATTTGACGCTCTAAAATATTAAAATCTTCAAAAAATAAGTTGTTTGTTAAATTTTCAGCAATAATCTGAAATTTGGTACGTATGCTTAGATGATTAATATCAGAATTTAGTTTATTTACAAACGGAACATCACTGAGAATATCAGTAGCTATTGCCTGCAAAAAATAACCCCATTCAATCCAGCCATCAATTTTTGATTGTAATTCAGTTAATGAAATTTTAGTTTTTGAGTGACCAAATTTTTCTGCGATCGCAGGATCTATTAATTCCACACTAGGTATAAACAAACTAGCTACAGTAGCTGTTCGAGGAAGTGTAGCGATCGCAGAACTTTTGATATTCTCAAATTTCAATTCTTGAGCAATTAATTTCTTAAGATTTCGTAGTTGTTCCTGAGCATTATTGATCAGGATAATTTGCTTCATGATTTGATTAGAATCGCCAATAGTCAGTTTTAAGCTCTGAATCAGTGTTGGCAATTCACTAACAAGTTTTTCTAGGTTAGCCATAAATACCCCTTAGGGATTTGTTGAAAGTTTATGCGAAACAATTAAAATGGCTTGAAAAAGAGGAAAGAGAGTAGGGGCAATACGGTTCGGTTAACAAAGTTATCTGTTGAGGCGAGCAGGGGGAGAACAGAAGCAGGGGAAGAGAAATTGCTTAATAATAACTCTCTTTCCTCCCCTGCCTCCCCTGCCTCCCCTGCTCCTTCCTTAAGTGGCAAATTTCAGCAGCTATAAAATGTATAGTTCCCAGAAATGCTGCTAAAGTAACAACTTAAGTTTAAAAATCCCAGAGAAAGCCAAAATTACCCATTCACTAACCTATGAATGAAGTTGATTTAGCATTTACCCCAGCATTAGAGTTGGCGCAATTAATTCGTCGCCGGGAAATATCACCGCTGGAGTTAGTGGAAATATATTTAGAACGGATTGGGCGGTTGAATCCCCAATTAGGAAGCTATTTTACGGTGACGGCAGAACAGGCGATCGCAGATGCCAAAGCCAAAACAGAATTATTGACAACTACCTCAGAACTACCGCCATTTTTTGGTGTGCCGATTTCCATTAAAGACCTCAATGCTGTAGCAGGTGTTACCTGTACTTATGGAAATCCCGCATTACTGAACAATATCCCTAATTATGATGATGGAATTGTGACGCGGATTAAGCAAGCTGGGTTTACTATTCTCGGTAAAACAGCTACTTCAGAATTAGGTTCGTTTCCATACAGTGAACCTATGGGTTTTCCGCCAGCCAGAAATCCGTGGAATTTAGAATACACCCCTGGCGGTTCCAGTGGTGGAGCGGCGGCGGCGGTAGCAGGGGGATTGTGTGCGATCGCTCAAGGTTCAGATGGCGGTGGCTCAATTCGGGGGCCTGCGGCTTGTTGTGGTTTGGTGGGAATTAAGCCATCCAGGGGCAGGGTAAGTAAAGCACCCGTAGGCGAACGCCTCGCTGGAATTGCCGTCAACGGCCCGATCGCTCGGACTGTGGCTGATGCTGCTGCCCTTTTGGATACTATATCTGGCTATACAACAGGCGATCCTTACTGGTTGCCAGATCCCGAACCATCATTTCTCGCCGCTACTGGGACAAAACTTGGTGCTTTGCGAATCGCCTTTGACACTAGCATTTCTCCTTTGGGAGAAGCTGACGCTAACTGTCAGCAAGCTGTCCGCCAAACAGTTGAGTTATTAGAACAACTCGGCCACCAAGTTGAACAGAAATCTCCAGATTTTAGTGGTTTAGTTGAACCATTTCAAATCGTCTGGCAAGCTGGGATAGCTGCATCAGGACTTCCTGTTGAAGCCATGCAGCCAGTGAATCGCTGGTTATTTGCACGCACAGGTTCTGTTCCTGAGTACCTGCAAGCAGTTTCTCAAATGCAAATAGTGGCACGGCAAATTGTGGCGTTTTTCGATACCGTGGATGTGCTGGTATTGCCAGTTTATTTACATTCACCTATCCGCGTTGGGGAATGGGCTTCTCTAAGTCCAGAAGAGACATTCCAAAATATTATTGAGTGGGTTGCCCCTTGTCCGCCTGCGAATGCAACTGGACAACCTGCGATCGCAATTCCTGTAGGTTTTGATAGTAATGGTTTGCCCATGAGTGTGCAGCTAATTGGTAAACCTGCTGCTGAAGCTACACTGATCAGCCTAGCAGCACAATTAGAAGCAGCTAACCCTTGGATTCATCATCGTCCAGCCTTTGCAATATAGGGCTAATCATGCAGGCATCCCTAGAACAACTTTCACAAATAATTGTGTTTGCAGGTTTAGAAACACCAGAAAAGATAAATTTGCAACCTCATACTCAGGTGCAACTGTATCGCAAAGGTGAGATTATTCTGCATGAGGGTGATGTATTACCAGCAAAACTCTATGCTGTTGTTAGTGGAGCAATTCAAGTTACCAAAACAGCAACAACGGGGAAGGAAACGATTCTCCGCGCCCTAACTGCTGGAGAAATTTTTGCGGCTCCTGCTTTATTGGGAAATGGAATTTCTCCGGCAACAGTGACTGCTGAATCTGATTGTGAAATACTCACTGTAGAGCGAGATGCTTTATTAAAAGCTATTGGGCAAAATCCTGAAATTGCATTACGAATGCTAATGGTTTTTAACAGTCGGATTCAGCAATTACATGAGACAGTTCACGGCTTAGTTTCTGAAAGAGCTATTGTTCGCCTTGCCAGATTAATTAAATATTTTGCTGCTGAATCTGGAACTGAATCAACTTCACAAGGCAAGTGTTTAAAAGTCAAATTATCTTATTATCGCATGGCTCGGAGTAGTGGCATTACTTACGAAGAATGTGTGCGGTTAATTAAAAGTCTAAAGTTAGTAATTGCCTATAGTCGGGGAGGGACGATTACAATACTTGATGCGGATAAATTGGATGCGATCGCATCTGGAGATATAGATTAATCTGACGAATACAATTCGCGGTTTCACAGAGAAAACCTGCGGAGGCAGGTTTCATAAGGTTAATTTTCCGTAAAGAGTTATCAGACTGCTACAGGTGCTCTATCTTCTTCGCGTGCAGCGATAACTAAAACTAAACATAGAGCCGCGATCGCTTTTTGCCATTCTTGCCGAACTTGCGCGTCTTTGACACCTTCAAACATCCCTATCAAGCGGGGAATAGAGGCTTCTAAAGCCGGATGAGGTACTGGACGGTGTAACTCAACTAAATGAGTTAAACTTTCTTGATTATGGAGGAAATTAATTACCCATGTCGTTGTGTGATCGGGACTATCAGGAACCCGCTTAACTCCCAACTCGTTTTTTAGCCAGTTGTAGAAAGGTGGTAATTCTTTAGCTAAAACTCCTCCTGCTGTGGGTAAGGTTTCCTTTAGTAAACTGGTATCTAAGCTGCTTAATGCTTGCTGCAACTCAGGCGAATTGAGAGCTTGAGTTAGAGGTTGTGATAGTATTTTTTCCACCTGAGTTTCAGAAAAATTCAAGTTTTCAGCAAAAGTTAAAAGTAGCGATCGCATTTTTAAGACTCCATAGATAACTAATTAATCTCTGTGACTTTCTCAGAAAGTGTGAGCAGAAATGTCAGGTTTTCTTCAGCTTTTAAAGCATGAGGTGAATTAGCAGGCATAAAGACAAAAACACCAGCTTTAAGTACAATATCTTCTCCAGATAAAGTAAGTAAACCTCTACCTTCAATTACGTTGATAGTGGCATTACGAGTCGAGGTATGCTCCGAAATATCAGTGTTAGCTGCTAGACAAAATAGAGTGTATTGACAAGAGTTATCTTTCAGCAGTACTTTGCTGAGAACTCCCGCGCTGGGGTATTCAATTTGTTCTTGTAGTTGGGTAATAAGAGATGGACTAGTTGTGATTGAATTTGTCATAGTATTTTCAGATTATTAACTGTATCAAAGGCTGAAAATCATTCAAAAATCATCCGTATTTATCAGGTGAGAATTTTGGGAATAAATTATCCTACTAGGCAACAGCACACAAAATAATGTAGCCTAATTCGTGTTGGTATTTATGAAAAACTTGGTGGATTTCTAAAACCCGTTTGCGAATATTTCTTTGTGTCAATATATTCCACAAAATCCGAATTGTGTTAAAAATACCTTCATCTTGAAACATCCGCCTTAAATTTAATAAATTCATTGAGTCAGTTTGGCATTTCTCTACTTGCAACCCTGCTTTTGCAAAAGCCGTAATCCAGTTAGATTCTGAAAGTGGTGTAGAATTAACTCGAATTACTCGTGCTAAGTCAACATGAATTTGTTCTTCTTTGTCAGTGGCTAAGAGTTCATGGGAGAGAAATTTACCTCCCGGTTTGAGCCGATTATGAATTTCAGCTAAAATCTTGGCTTTTCCCAATGGGGATTGCATTGTGAGAATGGCTTCTGCCAATACATAATCAAACTTTCCTGAGATTGCCTCTAGGTTGAAAATATTACCTTCAATTATTTCGACTTGATTTTCTAACCCAGCAACGCAGATATTAGCACGCGCACAAGCTACACTATCAGGATTTTTTTCAACGCCTACTACTCTGACATCGTAGCTTTTTGCTAAAGCGATCGCACTATATCCAAAGCTAGAACCTAGCTCTAAAACTGTCTCTCCAGGCTGAAAGTTTGCCCACTGAAATAATTTCTCCGTCGCTATTCGTCCACCAGGACGAAGATATTTTTTACCTGCTGCTGCTAAAATTTCATGTCCGGTAGCTGTTTGGAAATTGAGGATAGTGTTGGTCATGTCTGTGACCCTCTGAACTTGTCTTACCCTCAATTTCTCAGCAATTTACGATATTGTCTCTGAGGTAGCTCATAGAAGCAGTATTACTTTGCTTTCCACTCGTGGTCAAGGATAGCGTAAATAAAATTGTCGTACCATCTGCCTTTGATTAATTCTTTTTCTCGCAGATGACCCTCACGACGCATACCAATTTTTTCTAATATCCTTACAGAAGAAACATTCTGTACAACACAGCAAGACCAAATACGATGCATTCCTAGTTCTTCAAAGCCGAACTTTAAAATGGCTTGTGCTGCTTCTGTTGCATAACCTTGTCCCCAATACTGAGTGTTTAATTCATAGCCGATATTTGCTTCCCGCATTTCCAGGTCGTTTACACGTATACCACAATTACCAATAAGCTGATTTTCTGCTTTCAGAATAATAGCTAACTGAAACTTTGTTCTAGGTTGCTCTTTTTGCTGATCAATAAACATCTGGACAAACTCACAAACATCCTTTTGTGTGCGATGCGTCCAATCGTTGTAACGCAAATACAAAGGATCAGATTGATAAGTAAAAACCGCTTGCCAGTCTGCCTCTACAAAGTCACGCATTAGCAAGCGGTGTGTTTCTAAGATCATGTCTTTTCTCTATACCCTTATTGCAGACAATCTAGGAATTTTAAATTTTACATTTTGCCCCTTGAGGAGTAGCATCAGGGTAATAGGTAATGATTGCTTTTCCTTCCCTAACAAAAACTGTAGGAAAGGATTGAGCCGTTTCTCGGTCACGTACATTATAAATACACGCTCCCTCATTATTACCTTGGAGTTTAAATATTTTGGTGGCATCTAAAAGCATTTCTTCGGCATTACTGAGGTAGCCATAGCCTTTAATGACATCTGTTACTGTCCTATTTTTCTGCTTAATTACTACACCCATTGTATAAATGACTCCAGGTACAACTTCCTCTCTTCCCTGATTATTTGGCAACCGTCCCCCTATTCCTTCATTTTGTAGTTGTAAATATCTGCCGTGAAAATGTAAGCCACCAATATCATTGGCGTTATATATTTCCCCACAAAATATATGCTCAAACCCTCGACGTTGGAACCAAATATTAGTTAAATCATCGAGAAATTGTACTTTATTATTACGTCCAGGACGCAGTTCACCGCCGCTAGCTTGCTGAAGTTTTTGCAACACATCTGGGTAATAAGACAACAATTGTTTAAAATTATTAGAACTAACTCTTGTACCAATAGGGCCGCAGAGTTTTAGTACAGCCTTGTCA
It includes:
- the map gene encoding type I methionyl aminopeptidase, producing the protein MNIFSNLLPQATQPGTSKKQRRGIEIKSPREIEIMRQSATIVATVLKEISELVKPGMTTADLDAYAEKRIREMGATPSFKGYHGFPGSICSSINNEAVHGIPSPKKVIRVGDVLKVDTGAYYQGFHGDSCISIAVGEVTEEAAKLIRVAEEALYKGIEQVKAGVYLLDLAGAIEDHVKSNGFSIVEEFTGHGVGRNLHEEPSVFNYRTREMPNVKLRAGMTLAIEPILNAGSRHTRTLSDRWTAVTVDNSLSAQFEHTVLVTETGYEILTDRSKL
- a CDS encoding amidase encodes the protein MNEVDLAFTPALELAQLIRRREISPLELVEIYLERIGRLNPQLGSYFTVTAEQAIADAKAKTELLTTTSELPPFFGVPISIKDLNAVAGVTCTYGNPALLNNIPNYDDGIVTRIKQAGFTILGKTATSELGSFPYSEPMGFPPARNPWNLEYTPGGSSGGAAAAVAGGLCAIAQGSDGGGSIRGPAACCGLVGIKPSRGRVSKAPVGERLAGIAVNGPIARTVADAAALLDTISGYTTGDPYWLPDPEPSFLAATGTKLGALRIAFDTSISPLGEADANCQQAVRQTVELLEQLGHQVEQKSPDFSGLVEPFQIVWQAGIAASGLPVEAMQPVNRWLFARTGSVPEYLQAVSQMQIVARQIVAFFDTVDVLVLPVYLHSPIRVGEWASLSPEETFQNIIEWVAPCPPANATGQPAIAIPVGFDSNGLPMSVQLIGKPAAEATLISLAAQLEAANPWIHHRPAFAI
- a CDS encoding Crp/Fnr family transcriptional regulator, which translates into the protein MQASLEQLSQIIVFAGLETPEKINLQPHTQVQLYRKGEIILHEGDVLPAKLYAVVSGAIQVTKTATTGKETILRALTAGEIFAAPALLGNGISPATVTAESDCEILTVERDALLKAIGQNPEIALRMLMVFNSRIQQLHETVHGLVSERAIVRLARLIKYFAAESGTESTSQGKCLKVKLSYYRMARSSGITYEECVRLIKSLKLVIAYSRGGTITILDADKLDAIASGDID
- a CDS encoding cupin domain-containing protein; protein product: MTNSITTSPSLITQLQEQIEYPSAGVLSKVLLKDNSCQYTLFCLAANTDISEHTSTRNATINVIEGRGLLTLSGEDIVLKAGVFVFMPANSPHALKAEENLTFLLTLSEKVTEIN
- a CDS encoding SAM-dependent methyltransferase, with translation MTNTILNFQTATGHEILAAAGKKYLRPGGRIATEKLFQWANFQPGETVLELGSSFGYSAIALAKSYDVRVVGVEKNPDSVACARANICVAGLENQVEIIEGNIFNLEAISGKFDYVLAEAILTMQSPLGKAKILAEIHNRLKPGGKFLSHELLATDKEEQIHVDLARVIRVNSTPLSESNWITAFAKAGLQVEKCQTDSMNLLNLRRMFQDEGIFNTIRILWNILTQRNIRKRVLEIHQVFHKYQHELGYIILCAVA
- a CDS encoding GNAT family N-acetyltransferase is translated as MILETHRLLMRDFVEADWQAVFTYQSDPLYLRYNDWTHRTQKDVCEFVQMFIDQQKEQPRTKFQLAIILKAENQLIGNCGIRVNDLEMREANIGYELNTQYWGQGYATEAAQAILKFGFEELGMHRIWSCCVVQNVSSVRILEKIGMRREGHLREKELIKGRWYDNFIYAILDHEWKAK
- a CDS encoding EndoU domain-containing protein; the protein is MQPNPLTNRSKQIVKVFVLLLVSSFCWQNSVKAQSQSNTQLLPFFDNVDNRVTVRFPAGQQADITPPPPLLNPFDKAVLKLCGPIGTRVSSNNFKQLLSYYPDVLQKLQQASGGELRPGRNNKVQFLDDLTNIWFQRRGFEHIFCGEIYNANDIGGLHFHGRYLQLQNEGIGGRLPNNQGREEVVPGVIYTMGVVIKQKNRTVTDVIKGYGYLSNAEEMLLDATKIFKLQGNNEGACIYNVRDRETAQSFPTVFVREGKAIITYYPDATPQGAKCKI